The Xanthomonas sp. DAR 34887 genome has a segment encoding these proteins:
- a CDS encoding TIGR02466 family protein: MSLHPQRVVPEQIEIHRLFATPLAQIAYPAADRLNAVLKEEIARNMAENPAGVRHSNAGGWQSSADFNAWGGDGATALTAYAKEMAYALTAVYHPEHGLVVPEFEWKINAWANVSNAGDSNAQHAHPGAFWSGVYWVDDGRDDGQEAGGELQFLDPRGVMPSLYNPELKIRIAGCLSAGLTTSIAPESGTLVMFPAWLLHSVSVFTGSRPRISVAFNFSA; this comes from the coding sequence ATGTCCCTTCACCCGCAACGCGTTGTTCCCGAGCAGATCGAGATCCACCGGTTGTTTGCCACGCCCCTGGCGCAGATCGCGTATCCGGCGGCCGATCGTCTCAATGCAGTGCTGAAAGAAGAAATCGCTCGCAACATGGCCGAAAACCCGGCCGGCGTGCGCCACAGCAATGCGGGGGGATGGCAGTCCAGTGCGGATTTCAACGCATGGGGCGGCGACGGCGCCACGGCGCTGACCGCGTACGCCAAAGAAATGGCCTACGCCTTGACCGCGGTCTACCACCCCGAGCACGGCCTGGTCGTGCCCGAGTTCGAGTGGAAGATCAACGCCTGGGCGAACGTCAGCAACGCCGGCGATTCGAATGCGCAACACGCGCATCCCGGCGCGTTCTGGTCGGGTGTCTACTGGGTGGACGACGGTCGCGACGATGGCCAGGAAGCCGGCGGCGAACTGCAGTTCCTCGATCCGAGAGGGGTCATGCCCTCGCTCTACAATCCGGAACTCAAGATCCGCATCGCAGGCTGCCTGAGCGCGGGGTTGACCACCTCCATCGCGCCCGAGAGCGGCACGCTGGTCATGTTCCCGGCCTGGCTGCTGCACTCGGTCAGCGTGTTCACCGGTTCGCGGCCGCGCATCTCCGTCGCGTTCAACTTCAGCGCCTGA
- a CDS encoding DUF3772 domain-containing protein: MLLPLLRRSLLLLLLCLSAAAGAQPQDEPQAPDPQALLSGAEQTLQDARRSVDNADDQESLRKLVGQVADAQRDAEAAVAALTPQLAQVDARLQQLGPAADGEAKDIAAQRKDLAKQRAPLDSGIKRGKLLAVEAKQLGEQIENVQAEHFSQELSLRSASPLSPSLWRQIASDFPADRDRLLALYQLAAKALNDAIAENGSGALGIGLSIAFVLLFPLRYLLRWLGKRYAMSRAPGSRLRRSGLAIWFLLLGTLTPGFAALVLAETLRSIDAVPTALESVLRGFVVYSFAAAFMGSLGASVLLPSQPSWRLFPIDDATARRLRKYTWATATLAWVSSMLLVINRASHTSESATVAADGVIALAYAVLILAILTSLSRLRRRQYAEAAAQALENGQPPPAGQHGGALALVGMLVRVAVVVALLASLLGYLSLGLFITRQIIWITMIVGAVRLLMTFADDFALWLFASEGRLGRAANGAFGVRASRLEQAGVLTSALVRVALLLIGLGAVLMPFGTNVSTFTDWFSLLSQGIPIGKGHLYPGAVLRALLVLGLGMLAMQYMHGWLTQTYLPKTELDDGSRNSVSTVARYVGILLAALCALAASGIEVAQIALVVSALSVGIGFGLQSIIQNFVSGLILLAERPVKIGDWVKLGDQEGDVRKISVRSTEIQVGDRSTLIVPNSELITKTLRNMTLAGPLGRVQIQFAVSLGTDVAKLRTLLLELYAAHPGVLEDPAPSVFIDSIASGHVTLNSFAYVGSPRLVYGIRSDLFFSLLQRLAEEGIALESPQEVRLLRKEP; the protein is encoded by the coding sequence GTGCTGTTGCCGTTGTTGCGCCGTTCGCTGTTGCTGCTGTTGCTGTGCCTGAGCGCGGCGGCAGGCGCGCAGCCGCAGGACGAGCCGCAGGCGCCCGATCCGCAGGCCTTGCTGAGTGGCGCCGAGCAGACCTTGCAGGACGCGCGGCGCAGCGTGGACAACGCCGACGACCAGGAGTCGCTGCGCAAGCTGGTCGGCCAGGTGGCCGATGCGCAGCGCGATGCCGAGGCCGCGGTCGCGGCATTGACCCCGCAGCTGGCCCAGGTCGATGCGCGGCTGCAGCAGCTCGGCCCGGCCGCCGACGGCGAGGCCAAGGACATCGCCGCGCAGCGCAAGGACCTGGCCAAACAGCGCGCGCCGCTGGATTCGGGAATCAAGCGCGGCAAGCTGCTGGCGGTGGAGGCCAAGCAGCTCGGCGAGCAGATCGAAAACGTGCAGGCCGAGCACTTCAGCCAGGAGCTGTCGCTGCGTTCGGCCTCGCCGTTGTCGCCGTCGCTGTGGCGGCAGATCGCCAGCGATTTCCCCGCCGACCGCGATCGCCTGCTGGCCCTGTACCAACTGGCCGCAAAGGCGCTGAACGACGCCATCGCCGAAAACGGCAGCGGTGCGCTCGGCATCGGCCTGAGCATCGCGTTCGTGCTGCTGTTCCCGCTGCGCTACCTGCTGCGCTGGCTGGGCAAGCGCTACGCGATGTCGCGCGCGCCGGGCAGCCGCCTGCGCCGCTCCGGCCTGGCGATCTGGTTCCTGCTGCTGGGCACGCTGACCCCCGGCTTTGCCGCGTTGGTGCTGGCCGAGACCCTGCGCAGCATCGATGCGGTGCCGACCGCGCTGGAGAGCGTGCTGCGCGGCTTCGTCGTGTACAGCTTCGCCGCCGCGTTCATGGGCTCGCTGGGCGCCAGCGTGCTGCTGCCGAGCCAGCCGTCGTGGCGGCTGTTCCCGATCGACGACGCCACCGCGCGGCGCCTGCGCAAGTACACCTGGGCCACCGCGACGCTGGCCTGGGTCAGCAGCATGCTGCTGGTCATCAACCGCGCCAGCCATACCAGCGAATCGGCCACGGTGGCCGCCGATGGCGTGATCGCGCTGGCCTACGCGGTGCTGATCCTGGCGATCCTGACCAGCCTGTCGCGGCTGCGCCGGCGCCAGTACGCCGAGGCCGCGGCGCAGGCGCTGGAAAACGGCCAGCCGCCGCCGGCGGGGCAGCACGGTGGCGCGCTGGCGCTGGTCGGGATGCTGGTGCGGGTGGCGGTGGTGGTGGCGCTGCTGGCCTCGCTGCTGGGCTATTTGTCCCTGGGCCTGTTCATTACCCGGCAGATCATCTGGATCACCATGATCGTCGGCGCGGTCCGCCTGCTGATGACCTTCGCCGACGATTTCGCGCTGTGGCTGTTCGCCAGCGAAGGCCGTCTCGGTCGCGCCGCCAACGGCGCGTTCGGGGTGCGCGCCAGCCGCCTGGAGCAGGCCGGGGTGCTGACCTCGGCGCTGGTACGGGTGGCGCTGCTGCTGATCGGCCTGGGCGCGGTGCTGATGCCGTTCGGCACCAACGTGTCGACGTTCACCGACTGGTTCTCGCTGCTGTCGCAGGGCATTCCGATCGGCAAGGGCCACCTGTATCCGGGCGCGGTGCTGCGCGCGCTGCTGGTGCTGGGCCTGGGCATGCTGGCGATGCAGTACATGCATGGCTGGCTGACCCAGACCTACCTGCCCAAGACCGAACTGGACGACGGTTCGCGCAATTCGGTCAGCACCGTGGCCCGCTATGTCGGCATCCTGCTGGCCGCGCTGTGCGCGCTGGCGGCGTCGGGAATCGAGGTGGCGCAGATCGCATTGGTGGTCAGCGCGCTGTCGGTGGGCATCGGCTTCGGCCTGCAGTCGATCATCCAGAACTTCGTGTCCGGGCTGATCCTGTTGGCCGAGCGTCCGGTCAAGATCGGCGACTGGGTCAAGCTCGGCGACCAGGAAGGCGACGTGCGCAAGATCAGCGTGCGTTCCACCGAGATCCAGGTCGGCGACCGCTCCACGCTGATCGTGCCCAACTCCGAACTGATCACCAAGACCCTGCGCAACATGACCCTGGCCGGGCCGCTGGGCCGGGTGCAGATCCAGTTCGCGGTGTCGCTGGGCACCGACGTGGCCAAGCTGCGGACGCTGCTGCTGGAACTGTATGCCGCGCATCCGGGCGTGCTGGAGGATCCGGCGCCGTCGGTGTTCATCGATTCCATCGCCAGCGGCCACGTCACCCTCAACAGCTTCGCCTACGTCGGCAGTCCGCGGCTGGTCTACGGCATCCGCAGCGATCTGTTCTTCAGCCTGCTGCAGCGCCTGGCCGAAGAGGGCATCGCGCTGGAATCGCCGCAGGAAGTGCGGCTGCTGCGCAAGGAGCCGTAA
- a CDS encoding NAD(P)H-quinone oxidoreductase, whose translation MSPTPAAALPDSMTAIEIRHPGEPEVLVPVRLPLPHPGRGELLVRVAAAGVNRPDVLQRQGSYPPPPGASPLPGLEFAGEVVALGEGVERYRLGDAVCALVAGGGYAEYAVVHERNALPVPAPLSLAEAAALPETFFTVWANVFQRGRLQAGETLLVHGGTSGIGSVATLLGSAFGARVISTVGSADKRAASLALGAQAAILYRDEDFVAETQRLTGGRGADVIVDLLGGDYLPRNYQAAALDGRIVQIGVQHGKVRELDLMPLLAKRLTHTGSTLRARSVMEKAAIARELEQQVWPLLEQGRIKPQLDRCFALAEAAQAHARMESSAHIGKIVLLTEAGSGR comes from the coding sequence ATGTCCCCGACGCCCGCCGCTGCGCTCCCCGATTCGATGACCGCGATCGAGATCCGCCACCCCGGCGAGCCCGAGGTGCTGGTGCCGGTGCGCCTGCCGCTGCCGCATCCGGGCCGCGGCGAACTGCTGGTGCGGGTGGCCGCAGCCGGGGTCAACCGCCCGGACGTGCTGCAGCGCCAAGGCAGCTATCCGCCGCCGCCCGGCGCGTCGCCGCTGCCGGGGCTGGAGTTCGCCGGCGAGGTGGTGGCGCTGGGCGAGGGCGTGGAGCGCTATCGGCTCGGCGACGCGGTGTGCGCGCTGGTCGCCGGCGGCGGCTACGCCGAATACGCGGTGGTGCACGAACGCAACGCACTGCCGGTGCCGGCGCCGCTGAGCCTGGCCGAGGCCGCGGCGCTGCCGGAGACCTTCTTCACCGTGTGGGCCAACGTATTCCAGCGCGGCCGCCTGCAGGCCGGCGAGACCCTGCTGGTGCACGGCGGCACCTCCGGCATCGGCAGCGTCGCCACCTTGCTGGGCAGTGCGTTCGGCGCGCGGGTGATCAGCACCGTCGGTTCGGCCGACAAGCGCGCCGCCAGCCTGGCGCTGGGCGCGCAGGCGGCGATCCTGTACCGCGACGAGGACTTCGTCGCCGAGACCCAGCGCCTGACCGGTGGCCGCGGCGCCGACGTGATCGTGGACCTGCTCGGCGGCGACTACCTGCCGCGCAACTACCAGGCCGCGGCGCTGGACGGGCGCATCGTGCAGATCGGCGTCCAGCACGGCAAGGTCCGCGAGCTGGACCTGATGCCGCTGCTGGCCAAGCGCCTGACCCATACCGGCTCGACCCTGCGCGCGCGCTCGGTGATGGAGAAGGCGGCGATCGCGCGCGAGCTGGAGCAGCAGGTCTGGCCGCTGCTCGAACAGGGCCGGATCAAGCCGCAGCTGGATCGTTGCTTCGCGCTGGCCGAGGCGGCGCAGGCGCATGCGCGGATGGAATCCAGCGCGCATATCGGCAAGATCGTGCTGCTGACCGAGGCTGGGTCGGGGCGATGA
- a CDS encoding histidine-type phosphatase, whose protein sequence is MRVRRYLHRVAALMLLAAAALPAAAVAGSSATAPAQVRLSIVVMRHGVRAPTQDPQALAKYAAQPWPQWPVAPGMLTAHGAAGMQALGARYRQRWLADGVLAPDCAGAQLVVIADSTPRNHASAAAFGEGLQPGCHAQYLALPAEQNNPLFHYAAGKDKNDDKDDDVVAAPLHPDAAVRSRLRALQRVLSGCRGAACAAQAPGQDTPRLDDPQRLDDPAQAAKVLKTAGSLAENLMLEYAQGLPPAQVAWGRADAKALQRLIGLHNASFDHSKRALPAARAGGSNLLAHLLATLQAAAGQTPAVASLAPAHTRALLLLGHDTNLAHLAGLLAVPGPVRGQPDAYPPGGALLLELVRQGGRDYLQLRSVVPTLQALRDNRFDGSRLRERRWPLPGCGSRLRCPLAVALPALQARLDAQQVQPDVPALSAWPVQAAVAGE, encoded by the coding sequence ATGCGTGTGCGCCGCTACCTGCATCGCGTGGCGGCGCTGATGCTGCTGGCCGCGGCGGCATTGCCGGCCGCGGCCGTGGCAGGCTCCAGCGCGACCGCTCCAGCGCAAGTGCGCCTGAGCATCGTGGTGATGCGCCACGGCGTGCGCGCGCCGACCCAGGATCCGCAAGCGCTGGCCAAGTACGCGGCGCAGCCGTGGCCGCAATGGCCGGTGGCGCCGGGCATGCTCACTGCGCACGGTGCGGCGGGGATGCAGGCGCTGGGCGCGCGCTACCGGCAGCGCTGGCTGGCCGACGGCGTGCTGGCGCCCGACTGCGCTGGCGCGCAGTTGGTGGTGATCGCCGACAGCACGCCGCGCAACCACGCCAGCGCCGCGGCCTTCGGCGAAGGCCTGCAACCGGGCTGCCACGCCCAGTACCTGGCGCTGCCGGCCGAACAGAACAATCCGCTGTTCCATTACGCGGCCGGCAAGGACAAGAACGACGACAAGGACGACGACGTAGTGGCCGCGCCGCTGCATCCGGATGCGGCCGTGCGGTCGCGCTTGCGTGCGCTGCAGCGGGTCCTGTCCGGTTGCCGGGGTGCGGCCTGCGCCGCGCAAGCGCCTGGCCAGGACACGCCGCGCCTGGACGATCCGCAGCGGCTGGACGATCCCGCGCAGGCCGCGAAGGTGCTGAAGACCGCCGGCAGCCTGGCCGAGAACCTGATGCTGGAATACGCGCAGGGCCTGCCGCCGGCGCAGGTGGCGTGGGGCCGCGCCGATGCGAAGGCCTTGCAACGCCTGATCGGGCTGCACAACGCCTCCTTCGACCACAGCAAGCGCGCCCTGCCGGCGGCGCGCGCAGGCGGCTCCAACCTGCTCGCGCACCTGCTGGCGACGCTGCAGGCTGCGGCCGGGCAGACCCCGGCGGTGGCGTCGCTGGCCCCGGCGCACACCCGCGCGCTGCTGCTGCTCGGCCACGACACCAACCTGGCGCATCTGGCCGGCCTGCTCGCCGTGCCCGGCCCGGTGCGCGGCCAGCCCGACGCCTATCCGCCGGGCGGCGCGCTGCTGCTGGAGCTGGTGCGGCAGGGCGGCCGCGACTATCTGCAACTGCGCAGCGTGGTGCCGACCTTGCAGGCGCTGCGCGACAACCGCTTCGACGGCAGCCGGCTGCGCGAGCGGCGCTGGCCGCTGCCGGGCTGCGGCAGCCGATTGCGCTGTCCGTTGGCGGTCGCCTTGCCGGCGCTGCAGGCGCGGCTGGACGCGCAGCAGGTGCAGCCCGACGTGCCGGCGTTGAGCGCCTGGCCGGTGCAGGCGGCGGTGGCCGGCGAGTAG
- a CDS encoding TonB-dependent receptor domain-containing protein has product MRNTLVVSIALLLGSTSSLPAWSAPAAVAAPAIAPMPLDQALELFARNSGLQLMYDPALAAGQRSNGAPAGLAPTQQLQKLLAGTGLEYRMPTPSTVSIVRSAAAAPRNAAARAPHAAATPAADPGDRDDGPRELAPINVTANSVDTLAPSAAPLEASQPTSVIDERFIRDGLRLNANYDDIIKYAPSVVTTSPEGPGLGKNEGISIRGFQDGQFNITFDGIPFGDASDLHHTTSAYFNNHVLGQAEIDRGPGGGATIGNATFGGTLALRTRNPSAVDGVTAYATGGSWNTWSTGGSADEHIGNTRVFADLSKEASGTYLKGTDDRREHAFVKTATELGEATTLTFVSSYNQEHQNTVQGATRAQIEQHGWRYGLGNDPTLQNYTGYNSAAYYSSFSYLGLSTRLGEWDMDNKLYYNSFDHTAAKSSIPTSESAADNGVTFYSSTGKKLSKSATDVPGKLSDNDYHAFGDVLRLARDLGPGQLQTGVWVERNLDERSQLPVDMSTGAASGTKYGYLYNYQLHDRTDTLQPYVQYDWKLSDTLTLSPGVRYSRVERQLDAQLNKSTPPAPSHASASYDATLPSLSLHDAFSEHWSGYVQAARGFLAPPIDVIELNGSRGLQPELTSNYQLGTSYAARGLTFGADVYYIDFSNYISETLVATDSGTESAYVNGGGAVYRGAEAEATYALTPTLSLYANASYNEATYKHSSTQVAGTPHVTGSLGLLYNSGTGYFGSLMEKVVGAQYGVDNTTDASGATVFGNDQRLGGYASLDAALGYRSTHGPYGLKGYSISMDVNNLLDRHALIGYAGARSSDNQPLYFGLAGRGVFLDLSLKF; this is encoded by the coding sequence ATGCGCAACACGCTCGTCGTTTCCATCGCTCTGCTGCTCGGCAGCACCTCCTCGCTGCCGGCCTGGTCGGCGCCCGCCGCCGTCGCCGCGCCGGCGATCGCGCCGATGCCGCTGGACCAGGCGCTGGAGCTCTTCGCCCGCAACAGCGGCCTGCAACTGATGTACGACCCGGCATTGGCGGCCGGGCAGCGCAGCAACGGCGCGCCGGCCGGCCTGGCGCCGACGCAGCAACTGCAGAAACTGCTGGCCGGCACCGGCCTGGAGTACCGCATGCCGACGCCGAGCACGGTCAGCATCGTGCGCAGTGCCGCGGCCGCGCCGCGCAATGCCGCCGCGCGCGCGCCGCACGCCGCGGCCACGCCGGCCGCCGACCCGGGAGACCGCGACGACGGCCCGCGCGAACTGGCGCCGATCAACGTCACCGCCAACAGCGTCGATACGCTGGCGCCCAGTGCCGCGCCGCTGGAGGCGAGCCAGCCGACTTCGGTGATCGACGAACGCTTCATCCGCGACGGACTGCGCCTGAACGCGAACTACGACGACATCATCAAGTACGCGCCGAGCGTGGTCACCACCTCGCCGGAAGGCCCCGGCCTGGGCAAGAACGAAGGCATCAGCATCCGCGGCTTCCAGGACGGCCAGTTCAACATCACCTTCGACGGCATCCCGTTCGGCGACGCCAGCGACCTGCACCACACCACGTCGGCGTACTTCAACAACCACGTGCTCGGCCAGGCCGAGATCGACCGCGGTCCCGGCGGCGGCGCCACCATCGGCAACGCCACCTTCGGCGGTACGCTGGCGCTGCGCACGCGCAACCCCAGCGCGGTGGACGGCGTCACCGCCTACGCCACCGGCGGCAGCTGGAACACGTGGTCCACCGGGGGCAGCGCCGACGAGCACATCGGCAACACCCGCGTGTTCGCCGACCTGTCCAAGGAAGCCAGCGGCACCTACCTCAAAGGCACCGACGACCGCCGCGAGCACGCCTTCGTCAAGACCGCCACCGAGCTGGGCGAGGCGACCACGCTGACCTTCGTCAGCAGCTACAACCAGGAACACCAGAACACCGTGCAGGGCGCCACCCGCGCGCAGATCGAACAGCACGGCTGGCGCTACGGCCTGGGCAACGATCCGACCCTGCAGAACTACACCGGCTACAACAGCGCCGCGTACTACTCCAGCTTCAGCTACCTGGGCCTGAGCACGCGCCTGGGCGAGTGGGACATGGACAACAAGCTCTACTACAACAGCTTCGACCACACCGCCGCCAAAAGCAGCATCCCCACCAGCGAGAGCGCCGCCGACAACGGCGTGACCTTCTACTCCAGCACCGGCAAGAAGCTGTCCAAGTCGGCCACCGACGTGCCGGGCAAGCTGTCGGACAACGATTACCACGCCTTCGGCGACGTGCTGCGGCTGGCGCGCGATCTGGGCCCGGGCCAGTTGCAGACCGGCGTGTGGGTGGAGCGCAATCTGGACGAACGCAGTCAGCTGCCGGTGGACATGAGCACCGGCGCGGCCAGCGGCACCAAGTACGGCTATCTGTACAACTACCAGCTGCACGACCGCACCGACACGCTGCAGCCGTACGTGCAGTACGACTGGAAACTGAGCGACACGCTGACCCTCAGTCCGGGCGTGCGCTACTCGCGGGTGGAGCGCCAGCTCGACGCGCAGCTCAACAAGAGCACGCCGCCGGCGCCGTCCCATGCCAGCGCCAGCTACGACGCGACGCTGCCGTCGCTGAGCCTGCACGACGCCTTCAGCGAGCACTGGAGCGGCTACGTGCAGGCCGCGCGCGGCTTCCTGGCGCCGCCGATCGACGTGATCGAACTCAACGGCAGCCGCGGCCTGCAACCGGAGCTGACCAGCAACTATCAGCTCGGCACCAGCTACGCCGCGCGCGGCCTGACCTTCGGCGCCGACGTCTACTACATCGATTTCAGCAACTACATCAGCGAAACTCTGGTCGCCACCGACAGCGGCACCGAGAGCGCCTACGTCAACGGCGGCGGTGCGGTGTACCGCGGCGCCGAGGCCGAAGCCACCTATGCGCTGACCCCGACGCTGAGCCTGTACGCCAACGCCAGCTACAACGAAGCGACCTACAAGCACAGCAGCACCCAGGTCGCCGGCACCCCGCACGTGACCGGGAGCCTGGGCCTGCTGTACAACAGCGGCACCGGCTACTTCGGCTCGCTGATGGAAAAGGTGGTCGGCGCGCAGTACGGCGTGGACAACACCACCGACGCCAGCGGCGCCACCGTGTTCGGCAACGACCAGCGCCTGGGCGGCTATGCCAGCCTGGATGCGGCGCTGGGCTACCGCAGCACGCATGGTCCCTACGGCCTGAAGGGCTATTCGATCAGCATGGACGTCAACAACCTGCTCGATCGGCACGCCTTGATCGGCTACGCCGGCGCGCGCTCCTCCGACAACCAGCCGCTGTATTTCGGCCTGGCCGGGCGCGGCGTGTTCCTCGACCTGTCGCTGAAGTTCTGA
- a CDS encoding FecR family protein, with protein sequence MRESPIAAAAAAWYLAQREAPLAPMQQAEFLAWLRQSPTHVAEYLGIAHLHQDLQAAAHSQQASSEQLCAHARHSGAVVVPLRPEFGRAAPVQSQAAPQPRKRNRRWAYGLAAVLALSAIGVTTHLAVPDTVAATVYAAATDAGREVALADGSVVRLDRGSAIAVRYGAQRRDIALLRGKALFDLGHDPARPLRVSVGALVLRDIGTVFGVDQHDGATRVTVLQGRVHVLRGAHPWWRRSALPSEGAQLADLGGGQQARLDARGRLLGMDAHADIAGATAWLPAQVGVRDRSVGEVARLFNAYTTQPLRIADPALAARRISGVFHLRDPEAFIAYLGSLPNVQVHRDAQAVTIRSAPAPM encoded by the coding sequence ATGCGTGAATCGCCGATCGCCGCGGCGGCCGCGGCCTGGTACCTGGCGCAGCGCGAAGCGCCGCTGGCGCCGATGCAGCAGGCGGAGTTCCTGGCCTGGCTGCGGCAGTCGCCCACGCACGTGGCCGAATACCTGGGCATCGCGCACCTGCATCAGGATCTGCAGGCCGCGGCGCACTCGCAGCAGGCCAGCAGCGAACAGCTGTGCGCGCATGCGCGCCACAGCGGCGCGGTGGTGGTGCCGCTGCGGCCGGAGTTCGGACGCGCGGCGCCAGTGCAATCGCAAGCGGCGCCACAGCCACGCAAGCGCAACCGGCGCTGGGCGTACGGCCTGGCTGCCGTGCTGGCGCTGTCGGCGATCGGCGTGACCACGCACCTGGCGGTGCCGGACACGGTCGCGGCGACGGTCTACGCCGCCGCTACCGATGCCGGGCGCGAGGTGGCGCTGGCCGACGGCAGCGTGGTGCGCCTGGACCGCGGCAGCGCCATCGCTGTGCGCTACGGCGCGCAGCGACGCGACATCGCGCTGCTGCGCGGCAAGGCGCTGTTCGACCTCGGCCACGATCCGGCGCGGCCGCTGCGGGTCAGCGTCGGCGCGCTGGTGCTGCGCGATATCGGCACCGTGTTCGGCGTCGACCAGCACGACGGCGCCACCCGCGTTACCGTGCTGCAGGGACGCGTGCACGTACTGCGCGGCGCGCATCCGTGGTGGCGGCGCAGCGCGCTGCCCAGCGAAGGCGCGCAGCTGGCGGACCTGGGCGGCGGCCAGCAGGCGCGGCTGGACGCGCGCGGCCGCTTGCTGGGCATGGACGCGCACGCCGACATCGCCGGCGCAACCGCCTGGCTGCCGGCGCAGGTCGGCGTGCGCGACCGCAGCGTGGGCGAGGTGGCGCGGCTGTTCAACGCCTACACCACGCAGCCGTTGCGCATCGCCGACCCGGCATTGGCCGCGCGCCGCATCAGCGGCGTGTTCCACCTGCGCGATCCGGAGGCCTTCATCGCCTATCTGGGCAGCCTGCCGAACGTGCAGGTGCACCGCGACGCGCAGGCGGTGACGATCCGCAGCGCGCCGGCGCCGATGTAA
- a CDS encoding RNA polymerase sigma factor, translating into MRPEPLPALSRLFLQWRPSLSRYFLRRRAAAWDAEDLVQEVWLRLQRSEAHAPEIANPEAYLFTIAANLMREHALLNQRSTQRDTCLDEVLERLAVPCDVDAQVHREQRRRRLAELMARLPPKCRAAMVLRYRDELGYQDIAAQLQISSHMVKKYIIKGLAVCRQGMARYA; encoded by the coding sequence GTGCGTCCCGAACCCTTGCCGGCCCTGTCGCGGCTGTTCCTGCAATGGCGGCCGTCGCTGAGCCGTTACTTCCTGCGCCGCCGCGCCGCGGCGTGGGACGCCGAGGACCTGGTGCAGGAAGTGTGGCTGCGCCTGCAGCGCAGCGAGGCGCATGCGCCGGAGATCGCCAATCCCGAAGCCTACCTGTTCACCATCGCCGCCAACCTGATGCGCGAGCACGCGCTGCTCAACCAGCGCAGCACGCAGCGCGACACCTGCCTGGACGAGGTGCTGGAGCGGCTGGCGGTGCCGTGCGACGTGGATGCGCAGGTGCACCGCGAGCAACGCCGGCGGCGCCTGGCCGAGCTGATGGCGCGGCTGCCGCCGAAATGCCGCGCGGCGATGGTGCTGCGCTACCGCGACGAACTCGGCTACCAGGACATCGCCGCGCAGTTGCAGATCTCAAGCCACATGGTCAAGAAATACATCATCAAGGGTCTGGCGGTGTGCCGGCAGGGCATGGCGCGCTATGCGTGA
- a CDS encoding pirin family protein yields MTDPIVQIKPLGFPWETIDPFLFCVYHDDAYPAGNGAMGPAASLQGRAIGQDFSRKDGWSMYHGEEVPGFPGHPHRGFETVTIVRKGLIDHADSLGAAARFGAGDVQWVTAGAGIVHSEMFPLLDTAAPNPLELFQIWLNLPARSKMAAPHFTMFWAEDLPRFTATDDAGRSTEVACVAGRIGPVDAAPGSAGGPLAPPPDSWAAQDDADVAIWTIRMAPGARWTLPAAQGRGTRRSLYFFKGAAVTVGGREVTRHAAIELRADQAVELVNGDGEASEFLVLQGRPIAEPVAQHGPFVMNTQAEIAQAMADYRRTQFGGWPWPHEAPVHGSDPTRFARHPDGREERPTAQAAAVDIANG; encoded by the coding sequence ATGACCGACCCCATCGTCCAGATCAAGCCGCTCGGCTTCCCCTGGGAAACGATCGACCCGTTCCTGTTCTGCGTCTACCACGACGACGCCTACCCCGCCGGCAACGGCGCGATGGGACCGGCGGCGTCGCTGCAGGGCCGCGCCATCGGCCAGGACTTCAGCCGCAAGGACGGCTGGAGCATGTATCACGGTGAGGAGGTCCCCGGCTTTCCCGGTCATCCGCACCGCGGCTTCGAGACCGTGACCATCGTGCGCAAGGGTTTGATCGACCATGCCGACTCGCTCGGCGCGGCGGCGCGCTTCGGTGCCGGCGACGTGCAATGGGTGACGGCCGGCGCGGGCATCGTCCATTCGGAGATGTTCCCGCTGCTCGACACGGCCGCGCCCAATCCGCTGGAACTGTTCCAGATCTGGCTCAACCTGCCCGCGCGCAGCAAGATGGCGGCGCCGCACTTCACCATGTTCTGGGCCGAAGACCTGCCGCGCTTCACCGCCACCGACGATGCCGGCCGCAGCACCGAGGTGGCCTGCGTGGCCGGCCGCATCGGCCCGGTCGACGCCGCGCCCGGCAGCGCCGGCGGCCCGCTCGCGCCGCCACCGGATTCGTGGGCCGCGCAGGACGATGCCGACGTGGCCATCTGGACGATCCGCATGGCGCCCGGCGCACGCTGGACCCTGCCCGCCGCGCAAGGCCGCGGCACGCGCCGCAGCCTGTACTTCTTCAAGGGCGCAGCGGTGACCGTGGGCGGACGCGAAGTGACCCGCCACGCCGCGATCGAGTTGCGTGCCGACCAGGCGGTCGAGTTGGTCAACGGCGACGGGGAAGCGAGCGAGTTCCTGGTACTGCAGGGCCGACCGATCGCCGAACCGGTGGCTCAGCACGGCCCGTTCGTGATGAACACCCAAGCGGAGATCGCCCAGGCCATGGCCGACTACCGCCGCACCCAGTTCGGCGGCTGGCCGTGGCCGCACGAGGCGCCGGTACACGGCAGCGACCCGACCCGCTTCGCGCGACATCCGGATGGACGCGAGGAGCGGCCGACGGCGCAGGCGGCCGCTGTGGACATCGCGAACGGCTAG